aatatttatattcaaaatggagataatcaaatttttgattcttttaatGTCTCTccaatttatgtatttataagAGAAAAGGTTTatggtacaaatgaactactttaGAATCGGATAACATTCATAAAAGTACTTCTACTGAAAACAAATACTAatggtagaaaaaaaataatattgtatacaataattttcattccAAGTCCTTAttacttctttttatttgaacagaacagaaaaaattagaaatttattagtatttttaatactttcatattgcaaattttgttttgttaaatcatttctaaataaaaaaattggttaaacaaatgtaataattttttatttatcaatatttacatttaaattgttaataataaagtttttgattgtttcaatattcttttttttcttcaatttatttatttataagagaaaatattcatggtacaaatgaactactcaTGAATCTGATAATATTCATTGAAGTACTGCTATTGCAACTTTTATTTTGGgaaattgaatcatttattaaatacaaaaaagtgattaaacaaatctaataactttttatttaacaatatttacatataaaatgaagataatcAAGTTTTTGATCcttttaatttccttttttcctcttcaatatatttatctatatcAGATAAAGGTTTAtagtacaaatgaactacttgAGATCCGGATAACATCGCTAAAAGCGCTGCTATTGAAAATAGTGAATACCTTCCCCAACTAACACCTGCGGGCATCTTTACGTTAGTCTTTATTTAGATTGTTTGattatctttttcaatttcttgttcTGCTAAATTTTTAGCTTGTCTCTTCTTGAATGTTCTATCTGAAATCCGTAAACGAAATCGaatgagatttatttaaatattttgagatatacttacaaaaatttatttcgcCAACATGCCaattaatcattgaaaattcCAGTGCTGCACCTAGTACGAAAAATATCGGAAGGAATCTATACATACCAAAATACTTTTTGCCCGGccatttatttagaaaatttcgaaaactagGAGAATACaacttcatttaaatttatcttatttacataacaattttttttaatgatttgaaTTTCTTGAATTAGAAGTAGTAATATAACCTTAATTCTTTTGACAGAAATTGACATATAAAatctagtgatttttttatgtaaaaatagtcaatttttagcgtatatttttttaaatttgaaattattaattaatcaccaagcaaattttgtaaataatcaatttcttgataaaa
This DNA window, taken from Diorhabda sublineata isolate icDioSubl1.1 chromosome 4, icDioSubl1.1, whole genome shotgun sequence, encodes the following:
- the LOC130443172 gene encoding ubiquinol-cytochrome-c reductase complex assembly factor 6 — encoded protein: MPAGVSWGRYSLFSIAALLAMLSGSQVVHLYYKPLSDIDKYIEEEKRKLKGSKT